One stretch of Pseudomonas sp. NC02 DNA includes these proteins:
- a CDS encoding MDR family MFS transporter codes for MAGDQLLPPVGEPSRRDWIAVMSVMLGAFMAVLDIQITNSSLKDIQGALSATLEEGSWISTSYLVAEIIMIPLTAWLVQLLSARRLAVWVSGGFLIASLMCSMAWSLESMIVFRALQGFTGGALIPLAFTLTLIKLPEHHRAKGMAMFAMTATFAPSIGPTIGGWLTENWGWEYIFYINIPPGLIMIAGLLYGLEKKDSNWDLLKSTDYLGILTMAVGLGCLQVFLEEGHRKDWLESSLIVSLGTVALLSLITFVIVQMSKPNPLINLRILGNRNFGLSSISSLGMGVGLYGSIYLLPLYLAQIQNYNALQIGEVIMWMGVPQLFLIPLVPKLMKYVSPKWLCTLGFGLFGLASFSSGVLNPDFAGDQFNRIQIIRALGQPLIMVTISLIATAYIMQKDAGSASSLFNILRNLGGAIGIALLATLLDARTKTYFDYLREAIVPTNPQVAERMARLTETFGSETAALGKLSEIAHQQAQIMAYNDAFHFVGLALGISMVAILLTKALPAGLKAGEAH; via the coding sequence ATGGCCGGTGATCAACTGCTGCCGCCGGTAGGCGAACCGAGCCGGCGCGACTGGATCGCGGTCATGAGCGTGATGCTCGGCGCCTTCATGGCAGTGCTCGACATCCAGATCACCAACTCGTCCCTCAAGGACATCCAGGGCGCGCTGTCGGCCACCCTGGAAGAAGGTTCGTGGATTTCCACCTCCTACCTTGTGGCCGAAATCATCATGATCCCCCTCACCGCCTGGCTGGTGCAGCTGCTGTCGGCGCGTCGGCTGGCGGTGTGGGTCTCGGGCGGGTTCCTGATCGCCTCGCTGATGTGCTCCATGGCCTGGAGCCTGGAAAGCATGATCGTATTCCGCGCGCTGCAGGGCTTTACCGGCGGCGCGCTGATCCCCCTGGCGTTCACCCTCACGCTGATCAAGCTGCCCGAACATCACCGCGCCAAAGGCATGGCCATGTTCGCCATGACCGCCACCTTCGCCCCGTCCATCGGCCCGACCATTGGCGGCTGGCTCACGGAAAACTGGGGTTGGGAATACATCTTCTACATCAACATCCCACCGGGCCTGATCATGATCGCCGGGCTGCTGTACGGCCTGGAGAAAAAGGACTCCAACTGGGACTTGCTCAAAAGCACCGACTATCTCGGCATCCTAACCATGGCCGTAGGCCTTGGGTGTTTGCAGGTGTTTCTGGAAGAAGGCCATCGCAAGGATTGGCTGGAATCCAGCCTGATTGTCAGCCTGGGCACCGTCGCCCTGTTGAGCTTGATCACCTTTGTGATCGTGCAGATGTCCAAGCCCAACCCGCTGATCAACCTGCGGATCCTCGGCAATCGCAATTTCGGGCTGTCGAGTATTTCGAGCCTGGGGATGGGCGTGGGGTTGTATGGCTCGATTTATCTGCTGCCGCTGTACCTGGCGCAGATCCAGAACTACAACGCCCTGCAAATCGGCGAAGTGATCATGTGGATGGGGGTTCCGCAGCTGTTTTTGATTCCGCTGGTGCCCAAGCTGATGAAGTACGTGTCGCCCAAATGGCTGTGTACGCTGGGGTTCGGGCTGTTCGGGTTGGCGAGTTTTTCATCGGGGGTGCTGAACCCGGACTTTGCCGGCGACCAGTTCAACCGCATCCAGATCATCCGTGCGCTGGGGCAGCCGTTGATCATGGTGACAATTTCGCTGATTGCCACGGCATACATCATGCAGAAGGACGCGGGGTCGGCGTCGAGCCTGTTCAATATCCTGCGAAACCTGGGCGGGGCGATCGGGATTGCGTTGCTGGCGACGCTGCTGGATGCACGCACCAAGACCTACTTTGATTACCTGCGTGAGGCGATTGTGCCGACCAATCCACAGGTGGCAGAGCGCATGGCCAGGCTGACGGAGACGTTTGGCAGTGAGACGGCGGCGTTGGGCAAGTTGAGTGAGATAGCGCATCAGCAGGCGCAGATCATGGCCTATAACGATGCGTTCCATTTTGTAGGGTTGGCGTTGGGGATCAGTATGGTGGCGATCTTGTTGACCAAGGCGTTGCCGGCGGGGCTTAAGGCTGGGGAAGCCCACTGA
- a CDS encoding HlyD family secretion protein produces the protein MPAPLKRRLFIFLFIVVLIAAGFFAQWFFKGRFYESTDNAYVQGEITRVSSQLGARIVEVLVGDNEHVEKGQLLVKLEGDDFHLAVDRANAALAMREAERVQAQSKLTQQASLIAAGAAKVSSSQATLGRSQIDLNRAQTLRKPGYVSEERVTTLDADNHIARSQVTMAQADLQGQRQQVNALNAEIKRLDAMIANARTDLAQAELNLTRSEIHAPISGLIGQRAARNGQYVQAGAYLLSIVPDQDIWVQANFKETQIGHMQPGQKAELTFDAYSDTPIEGRVANLFGASGAQFSLLPPDNATGNFTKVVQRIPVKLTFATDNPLQGKIRPGMSVTVKVNIQDPHDGR, from the coding sequence ATGCCTGCCCCGCTCAAACGCCGCCTGTTTATCTTCCTGTTTATCGTGGTCCTGATCGCCGCGGGCTTTTTCGCCCAGTGGTTCTTCAAGGGCCGTTTTTATGAAAGCACCGACAACGCCTACGTCCAGGGCGAGATCACCCGGGTCTCCAGCCAACTGGGTGCGCGCATCGTCGAGGTGCTGGTGGGCGACAACGAGCACGTGGAAAAAGGCCAACTGCTGGTCAAGCTCGAAGGCGACGACTTCCACCTCGCCGTCGACCGCGCCAACGCCGCCCTGGCCATGCGCGAAGCCGAGCGTGTGCAGGCCCAGAGCAAACTGACCCAGCAAGCCAGCCTGATCGCCGCCGGTGCAGCCAAGGTCTCGTCCAGCCAGGCCACCCTCGGCCGCTCGCAGATCGACCTGAACCGCGCACAAACCCTGCGCAAACCCGGCTATGTCTCCGAAGAACGGGTCACCACCCTCGACGCCGACAACCACATCGCCCGCTCCCAGGTGACCATGGCCCAGGCCGACCTGCAGGGCCAGCGCCAGCAGGTCAACGCCCTGAACGCCGAGATCAAGCGCCTCGACGCGATGATCGCCAACGCCAGGACTGACCTGGCCCAGGCCGAACTGAACCTGACCCGCAGCGAAATCCACGCGCCCATCAGCGGCCTGATCGGCCAGCGTGCCGCGCGCAACGGTCAATACGTACAGGCCGGCGCCTACCTGCTGTCGATCGTCCCGGACCAGGACATCTGGGTGCAGGCCAACTTCAAGGAAACCCAGATCGGCCATATGCAGCCTGGGCAAAAAGCCGAGCTGACATTCGACGCCTACAGCGATACTCCAATCGAAGGCCGCGTGGCCAACCTGTTCGGCGCTTCCGGCGCGCAATTCAGCCTGCTGCCGCCGGACAATGCCACGGGCAACTTCACCAAAGTCGTACAACGGATTCCGGTCAAACTGACCTTCGCCACCGACAACCCGCTGCAGGGCAAAATCCGCCCGGGCATGTCGGTGACGGTCAAAGTGAACATCCAAGACCCGCACGATGGCCGGTGA
- the gltX gene encoding glutamate--tRNA ligase, which produces MTTVRTRIAPSPTGDPHVGTAYIALFNYCFAKQHGGEFILRIEDTDQLRSTRESEQQIFDALRWLGITWAEGPDVGGPHGPYRQSERSDIYKQYTQQLVDMGHAFPCFCTAEELDQMRAEQQARGETPRYDGRALLLSKEEVARRLAAGEPHVIRMKVPSEGVCVVPDMLRGDVEIPWDRMDMQVLMKTDGLPTYFLANVVDDHLMGITHVLRGEEWLPSAPKLILLYEYFGWEQPQLCYMPLLRNPDKSKLSKRKNPTSVTFYERMGFMPEAMLNYLGRMGWSMPDEREKFSLQEMVDHFDLSRVSLGGPIFDIEKLSWLNGQWLRDLPVEEFASRVQQWALNPEYMMKIAPLVQGRVETFSQVAPLASFFFAGGVNPDVKLFESKKLSGDQVRQLMQLILWKLESLRQWEKDAITATIQAVVESLELKLRDAMPLMFAAITGQASSVSVLDAMEILGPDLTRFRLRQALDLLGGVSKKENKEWEKLLGAIA; this is translated from the coding sequence ATGACCACCGTCCGCACGCGCATCGCGCCATCGCCTACTGGGGATCCCCACGTAGGTACTGCTTACATCGCCTTGTTCAACTACTGCTTTGCCAAGCAGCATGGCGGTGAATTCATCCTGCGGATCGAAGATACCGATCAACTGCGCTCCACGCGCGAGTCGGAACAGCAGATTTTCGATGCCCTGCGCTGGTTGGGCATTACCTGGGCTGAAGGCCCGGACGTCGGCGGCCCCCACGGCCCGTATCGCCAGAGCGAGCGCAGCGACATCTACAAGCAGTACACCCAGCAACTGGTCGACATGGGCCACGCCTTCCCGTGCTTCTGCACCGCCGAAGAGCTGGACCAGATGCGCGCCGAGCAGCAGGCCCGTGGCGAAACCCCGCGCTATGACGGCCGCGCACTGCTGCTGTCGAAGGAGGAAGTGGCCCGGCGCCTGGCTGCCGGCGAGCCGCACGTTATCCGTATGAAGGTGCCGAGCGAAGGCGTGTGCGTGGTGCCGGACATGCTGCGCGGTGACGTCGAGATCCCGTGGGACCGCATGGACATGCAAGTGCTGATGAAGACCGACGGCCTGCCGACGTACTTCCTGGCCAACGTGGTGGACGACCACCTGATGGGCATCACCCACGTACTGCGTGGCGAAGAGTGGCTGCCATCGGCGCCGAAACTGATCCTGCTGTACGAGTACTTCGGCTGGGAACAACCGCAGCTGTGCTACATGCCGCTGCTGCGTAACCCGGACAAGAGCAAGCTGTCCAAGCGCAAGAACCCGACCTCGGTGACCTTCTACGAGCGCATGGGCTTCATGCCCGAAGCGATGCTCAACTACCTGGGCCGCATGGGCTGGTCGATGCCGGACGAGCGCGAGAAGTTCTCGTTGCAGGAAATGGTCGATCACTTCGACCTGTCCCGTGTGTCCCTGGGTGGGCCGATCTTCGACATCGAGAAACTGTCGTGGCTCAACGGCCAGTGGCTGCGTGACCTGCCGGTGGAAGAGTTCGCCAGCCGCGTGCAGCAGTGGGCGTTGAACCCCGAGTACATGATGAAGATCGCGCCGCTGGTGCAGGGCAGGGTGGAGACCTTCAGCCAGGTCGCACCGTTGGCGAGTTTCTTCTTTGCCGGTGGCGTGAACCCGGACGTGAAGCTGTTTGAGTCGAAGAAACTCTCGGGTGACCAGGTTCGCCAGTTGATGCAGTTGATCCTGTGGAAGCTCGAAAGCCTGCGCCAGTGGGAGAAGGATGCGATTACCGCGACTATCCAGGCGGTGGTTGAATCCCTGGAGCTGAAATTGCGCGATGCCATGCCGCTGATGTTTGCCGCGATCACCGGGCAGGCGAGTTCGGTGTCGGTGCTCGATGCGATGGAAATTCTGGGCCCGGACCTGACTCGCTTCCGTCTGCGCCAAGCCCTTGATTTGCTTGGTGGTGTGTCGAAGAAAGAAAACAAGGAATGGGAAAAGCTGCTGGGCGCTATCGCTTAA